The following DNA comes from Pseudophryne corroboree isolate aPseCor3 chromosome 8, aPseCor3.hap2, whole genome shotgun sequence.
CATAATACATTATCTAAGCCTGTGGCTCTCTGTTGTATGTAATATGTTGAACACATCAGAATTCTATGTCACTACTAATTTTAGTAGAATGTCCTTTGGATAAAAATATGATAAATATAGAGTTTATTTATTTGCTAGTAATATTTTCATTGCTTTTTATAAAGAGACCTTGTTGCAGAGGAGGTTTATTTAAGTGTATCACATTCAGTATATGGACATTGCAAGAACATATACTGCATAACAGGATACAATTGTGTTGTATTTTAAGTATATTAAATACATCTTATCTTGCTGAACTGGTAATCATAGTGGTTTGGGGAAGATCAATAAAATCACTTTCAAACATCATAAATAGGAGGTAAAAATGGATAGCGTAATAACGAGAAGATTATCACTTACTAATCTAGTAATAATTATTTGGTTAAAGAAATTATCATTTACTTGATTTACGTAAAACTGACATCGTAACAATGATGCAGAAGAATGCTACAGCTCCTACAGAATTTCTTCTTTTGGGATTTTCTGCCTTAGATAAGTCCGGCTTTTACATTTTTCTTCTTATATTTACTGTTTATATCATAACCATTGCAACAAATGTTTTCATTATTATCCTCATTAAAAGTGATAGGAATCTTCACAAGCCCATGTACTTCTTCATTGGTGGATTTTCGTTCCTAGAGATCTGGTATCCTTCAGCCACTGTTCCCAGACTACTCTGGGCTCTACTGACAAAGGATATATCTATTTCTACTGTTGGTTGCATTATTCAGTTTTATCTACACTTTTCATTTGGTGCTATAGAGTATTTTTTCCTAGCTATTATGGCCTATGATCGCTATCTGGCTATCTGTAACCCACTTAGATATTTACTCATCATGAGCCCTGAAGCATGCCTTAAACTGCTGTTATGGGCCTGGGTGTTTGGTTTTATTATAATTACTATCCCTGCTGTACAGATATCCATGCTTACATTTTGTGCTATTGAGATTGATCACTATTACTGTGACTTTGCACCACTGATTAAGTTGTCCTGCTCTGACACAACGGGCATCGAAAAGCAGTTTTTTGCTGAAGCTTGTGCAATTATATTGGGCTGTTTTCTGATTATTATTATATCTTATATTTGTATTATAAGAACCACATTTAAATTTTCCTCCTCGATGGGAATACACAAGGCTTTTTCTACATGTGCATCTCACCTAATTGTTGTTCTGCTTTTTTATGGGACCACAATCTTCATGTTTGTCCGGCCAAGAGCAGGTGACTTCTTACCCATAAATAAAATACTCTCTGTTATTCCTTCAATAGTGACTCCTCTTCTGAATCCCATTATATATACCCTACGGAACCAGGAGGTCAAAGAAGCCATTAAAAAAGTTGCTCAAAGGATAAGCAAAATTAGGACAAGCAGAAGCATTTGTagttaacactgactaaaaaacatGTTCTTAAAACAAAAAATATGGATACCAAGTAACATTAAAGTTTCCCATAAAACTGTATCAACAATGATGATTATTGTAAagtagaaaataaaaaacaatatttcAACTGAATCTTTCTAATACTAAATTATTATATATAAACAATTATTAAATATTCCTTTGGTGAATTATCTTCCTCTAACAGAAAAGAATAGTATGGATGGAAAGTGAAGTAAAGAATATAGAAATATTGTAGATGTTTGGAAGGTTATCAATTGTTATCAGTGCAGAACATTACAAgggtatttatataatatataaaataatatgtataacaatattaaaATAATCAGGAAAAACAGTTCCTCAAATGTAACAAAATTAGATAATTATTGTTAAAAAAACATTGGGTGGTAATAATCTATATCATTTTACAATGTATTGGTCCTAAAAAGGATGAAAGAACCTTAAAAGTAAATACAGATCTGCCTTATCAGCTTATACCAGATCAGAGTGCTATATATAGCAATAATATACCAAGTCTCAAGACAGTCCAGAAAACTAAAAAATGCATCACTAAAaatccaaaaataaattcacatgatccgcatgtcacgatccgggtactgagacaccattctcccttctggatgcacgtcctccatgggcctctgctgccgctcctgtctcgctgaccgccacgcgccgctgggcgcatgtgattctgctactgcggccttcatcgccattgttacacctttcctatagtacttaattccccttcttcgtgtgttcatgggcgcagccatgttaaacTCCAAtcccatgacattattcctcctatccacggtgctggagccttgtcataattgccagaccaatccctactatgcagcaggtataaatatcctgtcccagctcccaaaagatggtcaatgctttcattgtcatcagtgattccagcctgcaagcttcactacagactttctcctgcaaatccattctgcagttcagcctgacttccctggtgattacactctgcagtgtaacccgactctccagtgattaaccctctatagTCTACTctaattcctgtgtttgaactttggcTTTTCAGTAACCATCCTTCATTCCCCAGTTACCAGTGCACTCCAGCTTCTTTCCTCaattacctacgaaccccagcttcatttattgtttacagaactttcctccatattccaggttactggtctttaccaattgtgcacctaattatcacttgtgactttctattattcttttgcacgttatttgactttttatttaataaaagcacttaaggcattcccagttgtcgtggtcatgccctcgggcattcattgctgctgtcattacgcatgtccaggagtcacttaGCTCCTTTgaaattcaagtacccgtcagcccctacaactgaggctcccagtcacggtctccagccctcagttgtgacaccgcatAAATAACAAGTCCAAAACTGTCCAGAGACATGTATATCCTTAAGTAAATCTGATCCATAGTCAATAAGTATAATTATACACAAGACCAAGCTATTTTACTCTCTAAATATAAGGCACTGCTAGTGGTTGTTAACTGGCAACTTGAGAGGAAAATCTTGTGCCGTGGTTTAAACGATTGTCCAAACCAAgtatagaaaaagaggtgcaatgaggttgctgtatgactaagctaagctacacaagtgtgcggcacaaacacctggcccatctaggagtggcactgcagtagcagacaggatggcagatataaaaaaaggccccaaacagcacatcatgcaaagatgtaaaagaggtgcaatgaggtagctgtatgactaagctaagcgacacaaacaattagcccatctaggactggcactgcagtgtcagacaggagggcactttaaaaaactaggccccaaacagcacattatgcaaagaagaaaaagaagtgcaccgaggatgctgtatgactaagctaagcaacacaaccacctatcTAGTagtactatttatttattaacagtttcttatataacgcataaAATACTGTTGTGCAtttcaattggacacaatgataaaacaaactgggtaataacaaacagtcatagaggtagaaagaccctgcttgcaagcttacaatctatagggaaatacgcattgatacacaaggataggtgctatctattgcgtaGCTGTCCACTGGATTGCAGTTCCAGCCCTTTCTGGTATTCATATGTAAAGTTCCGGTGTTGTTTAATCAGGTGTCTCGAGTGTCCTCTGCTCCTTGCCTCCTAGTGCTTCCATGCTGGTGGAATGTACTCCTGGAATGCAAAGCGGCAGCTTCCAGTTTTGCCATGCCACCAACTTCTGGTGTTTGGGTTGTCTGCACTGAGTGTCAAAAGTTGCCTCCTATACGTTTCACCATACTAGGGCTTCATCAGGGATTTTTTGTGGCAGTTCTGATTACAATAACCCTCCAAAGATCTAGTTCTTTATTGTTCTTTTCAATTTCCTTCCATACTATTCTTTGCTAACTATTAGAGGAAGGTAATGCATCAAAGAAAATCACCAAGTTGTTTATTTTTCAACAAGCAGAGGAATCTTGTTTTTGCTAAGCTTGCATCCAATCGTATTCCACACTGTACACCATTATTGTGCAGACATGATCTCTAGTATGATATAAATTATAATATGCAATCATTCATATGATAATATTAAACAGTATATTGGGGGCAGGATTCTACTATACAGTAGTTTCAAaatctgggtggtcttcagtatgccggctgtcgggatcccggtgcacagtataccggtgccggaatcccgacagccggcataccgacacttattctccctcgtgggggtccacgaaccccctggagggagaataatatagcgtggcgcgcatatcgcgccaccgtgcccacagcgtggtgagcgcagcgtggtgagtgcagcgtgcccgcagcgagcccgcaaggggctcatctgagctcgccacattgtcggtaagccggcggtcagcctcccggcgccggtatgctggtcgccgggagcccgaccgccggcataccatactacacccctaaaatCTATTTAGGCCTATGTGCAATTCTAGAAATCCATGAATGACTTGCACAGTGAATACAGT
Coding sequences within:
- the LOC134949849 gene encoding olfactory receptor 6F1-like is translated as MMQKNATAPTEFLLLGFSALDKSGFYIFLLIFTVYIITIATNVFIIILIKSDRNLHKPMYFFIGGFSFLEIWYPSATVPRLLWALLTKDISISTVGCIIQFYLHFSFGAIEYFFLAIMAYDRYLAICNPLRYLLIMSPEACLKLLLWAWVFGFIIITIPAVQISMLTFCAIEIDHYYCDFAPLIKLSCSDTTGIEKQFFAEACAIILGCFLIIIISYICIIRTTFKFSSSMGIHKAFSTCASHLIVVLLFYGTTIFMFVRPRAGDFLPINKILSVIPSIVTPLLNPIIYTLRNQEVKEAIKKVAQRISKIRTSRSICS